Proteins encoded within one genomic window of Microtus ochrogaster isolate Prairie Vole_2 linkage group LG4, MicOch1.0, whole genome shotgun sequence:
- the LOC101994890 gene encoding protein FAM187B-like: MLVTLWLASLSLPVLWSQKLINCPYKNVCQYALLSGNDVILQCNHPKALWYFSSSLEDKLSLLNSMPNVKILFGSNLQLPNPQPSQTGLYRCLDNYKARVVEYEIDFQDITLLRITHKDLGQRPLENETMNLGGEVLVFTRWDPWQDCNRCEIPGERKRLGYCYVEEPLGKSMPCWLYLRKEKVTHVRLRPELQVQACQVPCDTITEITQPYFVFDTHQLDKTTNHGWLSCPLASIYR, encoded by the coding sequence ATGCTGGTCACTCTGTGGCTGGctagtctttctcttcctgtgctgTGGTCCCAGAAACTAATCAACTGTCCCTATAAGAATGTGTGCCAGTACGCTTTACTCTCGGGCAATGATGTGATCCTGCAGTGTAACCACCCCAAAGCACTATGgtatttttcttcatctctggAGGACAAGCTGTCCCTGCTCAACTCCATGCCCAACGTGAAGATACTGTTTGGGAGCAACCTGCAGTTACCCAACCCTCAGCCATCCCAGACGGGGCTTTACCGCTGTCTGGATAATTACAAGGCCCGTGTGGTGGAATATGAAATTGACTTTCAGGATATAACCCTGCTACGTATCACACACAAAGACCTGGGCCAAAGACCCCTGGAAAATGAGACCATGAACCTAGGAGGCGAGGTACTCGTTTTTACCCGCTGGGATCCTTGGCAAGACTGTAACCGCTGTGAAATACCGGGTGAGCGCAAACGTCTCGGTTACTGCTACGTGGAGGAGCCACTAGGAAAATCCATGCCTTGCTGGCTCTACCTGAGAAAGGAGAAGGTGACCCACGTCCGCCTGCGGCCTGAACTCCAAGTACAAGCCTGCCAGGTGCCCTGTGACACCATCACAGAAATCACCCAGCCATACTTCGTCTTTGACACTCATCAGCTGGACAAAACCACCAACCACGGGTGGCTCAGCTGTCCCTTGGCCTCCATCTACAGGTAA